The Marinilongibacter aquaticus genome has a window encoding:
- the leuS gene encoding leucine--tRNA ligase — MANYTHGEIEKKWQKYWDEHSTYAVDIDPEKPKYYILDMFPYPSGAGLHVGHPLGYIASDIFARYKKLKGFNVLHPMGFDSFGLPAEQYAIQTGQHPAITTKKNIETYIGQLKNIGFGYDWSREIRTSDPAYYKWTQWIFMQLFNSWYNLESNKAEDIETLKSKFEAGGSAAAKAVCAEDLPEFTAEEWKAMSEEEQYETTLAYRMTYLSESVVNFCPALGMVLSNDEVKDGVSERGGYPVIQKKMRQWVMRITAYCDRLIDGLDGVDWSESLKEQQRNWIGRSKGASVKFALAENVELDGKAVDHVEVFTTRIDTIYGVSFMVLAPENELVPLITTADRKEAVEHYIAETAKKSELDRMSNVKTVSGTFTGAYCVHPLTGEKVPIWIADYVLAGYGTGAVMAVPSGDQRDYDFAKHFDLPILPISDAQQNLDEAADASKEGRYINSEMINGMAYDEAVDTLIRYVEDKKIGKGKVNYRLRDAVFARQRYWGEPVPVYFKENTKGEALPYLIDESDLPLELPKIDEYKPTETGEPPLGRAKGWKYKGQYEYELSTMPGWAGSSWYWYRYMDPKNEKAFASKEALAYWKDVDLYLGGTEHATGHLLYSRFWNKFLKDKGFVQEEEFAKKLINQGMIQGRSSFVYRIKNADEITFVSYGLKDQYDTAKLHVDVNLVDNDVLDVQAFISSRNDIGENPKFILEDGKYVCGSEVEKMSKSKFNVVNPDDLVEKYGADTLRLYEMFLGPLTEAKPWDTKGIEGTSRFLKKLWRLFFDNQGESIVSAEKASKEELKALHKAIKKVGEDIENFSFNTSVSTFMICVNELTDLKCHKKEILEQLLIILSPYAPHIAEELWAQIGNAEGTITVQRFPAFNAEYLKEDSFEYPIQIGGKVRLKLSFAADASKEEIEKGVLENETVQKWMEGKPLRKIIVVPKRIVNVVV; from the coding sequence ATGGCAAATTATACTCACGGCGAAATCGAAAAGAAATGGCAAAAGTACTGGGACGAACACAGCACTTATGCCGTAGATATTGACCCCGAAAAGCCCAAATATTACATTCTCGATATGTTTCCCTACCCCTCTGGAGCCGGACTGCACGTAGGCCATCCGCTGGGATATATCGCCTCGGATATTTTTGCCCGATATAAAAAGTTAAAGGGTTTCAATGTATTGCACCCCATGGGTTTCGACTCCTTTGGTTTGCCGGCAGAGCAATACGCCATTCAAACAGGGCAACATCCCGCCATTACCACAAAGAAAAACATCGAAACCTATATCGGTCAATTGAAAAACATTGGCTTTGGCTACGATTGGAGCCGAGAAATCCGTACCTCTGATCCTGCATATTACAAATGGACACAATGGATTTTCATGCAATTGTTCAACTCTTGGTACAATTTGGAGAGCAACAAGGCGGAAGACATTGAAACGCTGAAAAGTAAATTCGAAGCGGGAGGATCGGCCGCTGCCAAAGCGGTATGTGCTGAAGATTTGCCCGAATTTACAGCGGAAGAATGGAAGGCCATGAGCGAGGAAGAACAATATGAAACCACGCTGGCCTACCGCATGACCTACCTTTCTGAATCGGTGGTAAACTTTTGCCCTGCTTTGGGCATGGTTTTGTCGAACGACGAAGTAAAGGATGGCGTATCTGAACGCGGTGGATACCCGGTGATCCAGAAAAAAATGAGACAATGGGTGATGCGAATCACCGCCTATTGCGATAGACTAATCGATGGTTTGGACGGCGTGGATTGGTCCGAATCTTTAAAAGAACAACAACGCAATTGGATCGGTCGCTCGAAAGGAGCTTCTGTGAAATTCGCTTTGGCCGAAAACGTAGAATTGGACGGAAAAGCAGTCGATCATGTGGAAGTATTCACCACGCGCATCGATACCATTTATGGCGTAAGTTTCATGGTTTTGGCCCCCGAAAACGAATTGGTGCCGCTCATTACCACCGCCGACAGAAAAGAGGCCGTAGAGCACTATATCGCCGAAACAGCCAAGAAATCAGAATTGGATCGCATGTCAAACGTGAAAACGGTTTCGGGCACATTTACAGGTGCTTATTGCGTGCATCCGCTCACGGGCGAAAAAGTGCCCATCTGGATAGCCGATTACGTATTGGCGGGTTACGGCACAGGAGCCGTAATGGCCGTGCCCAGCGGCGATCAACGGGATTATGATTTTGCCAAACATTTCGATTTGCCCATTCTGCCCATATCCGATGCCCAACAAAATTTGGATGAAGCCGCCGATGCAAGCAAAGAGGGCCGTTACATCAATTCGGAAATGATCAACGGCATGGCTTATGACGAAGCCGTGGATACGCTGATCCGTTATGTAGAAGACAAAAAAATCGGAAAAGGCAAAGTAAACTATCGCCTACGCGATGCGGTTTTTGCTCGACAAAGGTATTGGGGCGAACCCGTGCCCGTTTATTTCAAGGAAAATACAAAAGGCGAGGCTCTTCCCTATTTGATCGACGAATCGGATTTGCCTTTGGAATTGCCGAAAATAGACGAATACAAACCCACCGAAACGGGTGAACCTCCTTTGGGCCGTGCCAAAGGTTGGAAATACAAAGGCCAGTATGAATATGAATTGTCGACCATGCCCGGTTGGGCCGGAAGCAGCTGGTATTGGTATCGCTACATGGACCCCAAAAACGAAAAGGCCTTTGCCTCGAAAGAAGCTTTGGCTTATTGGAAAGACGTGGATTTGTACTTGGGCGGTACCGAACACGCCACAGGGCACTTGCTTTACAGTCGTTTTTGGAATAAATTCTTGAAAGACAAAGGCTTTGTACAAGAAGAAGAATTTGCAAAAAAACTGATCAACCAAGGAATGATTCAAGGGCGATCGAGTTTTGTGTACCGCATTAAAAATGCAGACGAAATCACTTTTGTGTCTTACGGTTTAAAAGACCAATACGATACGGCAAAATTGCATGTGGATGTAAATTTGGTCGACAACGATGTGTTGGATGTGCAAGCCTTTATCAGCAGCAGAAACGATATCGGAGAGAATCCGAAATTCATTTTGGAAGACGGCAAATACGTCTGCGGCTCTGAAGTAGAGAAAATGTCGAAATCCAAATTCAATGTGGTCAATCCCGATGATTTGGTGGAGAAATACGGAGCCGACACCCTTCGCCTTTATGAAATGTTCTTGGGTCCGCTCACCGAAGCCAAACCTTGGGACACAAAAGGTATTGAAGGTACTTCGCGATTCTTGAAAAAGCTGTGGCGTTTGTTCTTCGACAATCAGGGAGAAAGCATTGTGAGTGCCGAAAAAGCCAGCAAAGAAGAGTTGAAAGCCCTGCACAAGGCCATCAAAAAAGTGGGCGAAGACATCGAAAACTTTTCCTTCAACACTTCGGTGAGTACTTTCATGATTTGCGTGAACGAACTTACCGATCTGAAATGCCATAAAAAGGAGATTCTCGAGCAATTGCTTATCATTCTTTCGCCGTACGCTCCGCACATTGCCGAAGAACTTTGGGCACAAATTGGGAATGCAGAAGGTACGATTACCGTGCAAAGATTCCCCGCCTTCAATGCGGAATACCTGAAAGAAGACAGTTTTGAATACCCGATTCAAATTGGTGGAAAAGTACGCCTGAAATTGAGCTTTGCCGCCGATGCTTCGAAAGAAGAAATCGAAAAAGGAGTTTTGGAAAACGAAACCGTTCAAAAATGGATGGAAGGGAAACCGCTTCGAAAAATCATCGTCGTACCAAAACGTATCGTAAACGTAGTGGTTTAA
- a CDS encoding DoxX family protein — protein sequence MSPFKKYLGRLLRIAVAIIFLQTLYFKFSAHPDSVYIFSKLGVEPYGRIGLGILELITGILILIPKTAKYGMFSGLVLISGALASHLGPLGIEIRGDGGTLFYLAVLTFALTLVWWGLNFQEIKSWIKPKA from the coding sequence ATGAGCCCTTTTAAAAAATATTTAGGACGGCTACTGCGTATAGCCGTGGCCATTATTTTTCTTCAAACCCTTTACTTCAAATTCTCGGCTCACCCCGATTCTGTCTACATCTTCTCTAAACTTGGCGTAGAACCATACGGACGAATCGGTTTGGGCATTTTAGAACTCATTACGGGAATATTGATCTTGATTCCGAAAACGGCGAAATATGGAATGTTTAGCGGACTCGTTCTCATCTCTGGAGCCTTGGCCAGTCATCTCGGCCCACTGGGCATCGAAATTCGAGGCGATGGAGGCACCCTTTTTTATCTGGCCGTGCTCACTTTTGCATTGACGCTCGTTTGGTGGGGCCTGAATTTCCAAGAAATCAAATCGTGGATAAAACCTAAAGCGTGA